The proteins below come from a single Etheostoma spectabile isolate EspeVRDwgs_2016 chromosome 4, UIUC_Espe_1.0, whole genome shotgun sequence genomic window:
- the sp7 gene encoding transcription factor Sp7 isoform X1 has protein sequence MAASILEVGNVIEDARYGSSPLAMLTATCNKFGSTSPIRDSATPGKISSATPVKKSYIMTSDLQTAKNGRTADGSGLADSYTGSFTTAGGGGGGGLLTPTGSPPPSAGGYTTEYNPFSHSFQTSISQDPSLLVSKAHATADCLTSVYTSLDMTHPYGSWYKAGIHPGITAAPANATSSWWDVHPNSNWLSSTQPQADGGLQASLQPVAPQASLSPQLPSYSTDFTPLNPAPYPSVGLGSSSHLLQPSQHMLPQDMYKPKPVQSAGLIESPMGLKPARGSGGYGGGAPTRSSCDCPNCQELERLGASAASLRKKPVHSCHIPGCGKVYGKASHLKAHLRWHTGERPFVCNWLFCGKRFTRSDELERHVRTHTREKKFTCLLCNKRFTRSDHLSKHQKTHADSAIQGKAVAVEGETDPRSEETTELNTSSVPTNPVTDQITNGDEKAGTPNGVENTSGLLEI, from the exons ATGGCCGCATCTATTCTGGAGGTAGGAAATGTAATT GAAGATGCACGCTATGGCTCCAGTCCTCTGGCTATGTTAACTGCTACCTGTAACAAGTTTGGCAGCACAAGCCCCATCAGGGATTCGGCTACACCCGGTAAGATCAGCAGCGCTACTCCAGTCAAGAAGTCTTACATCATGACCTCTGACCTTCAGACAGCAAAGAACGGGCGGACCGCAGACGGCAGTGGCCTGGCGGACTCCTACACTGGCTCCTTCACcacagctggaggaggaggaggtggcggGCTGCTTACCCCCACTGGAAGCCCCCCTCCTTCAGCCGGAGGCTACACTACAGAATATAACCCCTTCTCCCACTCCTTCCAAACCTCCATCTCCCAGGATCCGTCTCTTTTAGTGTCCAAGGCCCACGCCACGGCCGACTGCCTCACCAGTGTCTATACCTCGCTGGATATGACACACCCCTATGGCTCCTGGTATAAAGCTGGTATCCACCCTGGCATTACTGCTGCTCCAGCTAATGCCACGTCCTCTTGGTGGGATGTCCACCCCAACTCCAACTGGCTGTCATCAACTCAGCCCCAGGCGGACGGAGGTCTCCAGGCCTCCCTGCAGCCTGTGGCACCCCAGGCCTCTCTAAGCCCACAGCTGCCCAGTTACAGCACCGACTTTACACCACTCAACCCAGCTCCTTACCCTTCTGTGGGACTGGGCTCCTCCTCACACCTTCTCCAGCCCTCTCAGCACATGCTGCCCCAGGACATGTACAAGCCCAAGCCTGTGCAAAGTGCAGGGCTGATTGAGAGTCCCATGGGCCTAAAGCCTGCTAGGGGATCAGGAGGCTACGGAGGGGGTGCACCCACCAGGTCCTCATGTGACTGCCCCAACTGCCAAGAGCTGGAGAGGCTGGGGGCCTCGGCTGCATCCCTGAGGAAGAAGCCGGTCCACAGCTGCCACATCCCAGGCTGTGGGAAAGTCTACGGCAAGGCCTCCCACCTCAAAGCCCACCTGCGCTGGCACACTGGCGAGCGGCCCTTTGTTTGCAACTGGCTCTTCTGTGGGAAGCGTTTCACCCGCTCGGACGAACTGGAGAGGCACGTGCGCACCCACACGCGGGAGAAGAAGTTCACCTGTCTACTGTGCAACAAGCGCTTCACGCGCAGCGACCACCTCTCCAAGCACCAGAAGACCCATGCGGATTCTGCAATACAGGGCAAAGCTGTAGCTGTGGAGGGAGAGACAGATCCACGGAGTGAGGAGACCACAGAGCTCAACACCAGCTCTGTACCCACCAATCCTGTCACTGACCAAATCACCAACGGAGATGAGAAGGCTGGCACACCTAATGGAGTTGAGAACACCAGTGGACTGTTGGAGATCTGA
- the sp7 gene encoding transcription factor Sp7 isoform X2 — protein MAASILEEDARYGSSPLAMLTATCNKFGSTSPIRDSATPGKISSATPVKKSYIMTSDLQTAKNGRTADGSGLADSYTGSFTTAGGGGGGGLLTPTGSPPPSAGGYTTEYNPFSHSFQTSISQDPSLLVSKAHATADCLTSVYTSLDMTHPYGSWYKAGIHPGITAAPANATSSWWDVHPNSNWLSSTQPQADGGLQASLQPVAPQASLSPQLPSYSTDFTPLNPAPYPSVGLGSSSHLLQPSQHMLPQDMYKPKPVQSAGLIESPMGLKPARGSGGYGGGAPTRSSCDCPNCQELERLGASAASLRKKPVHSCHIPGCGKVYGKASHLKAHLRWHTGERPFVCNWLFCGKRFTRSDELERHVRTHTREKKFTCLLCNKRFTRSDHLSKHQKTHADSAIQGKAVAVEGETDPRSEETTELNTSSVPTNPVTDQITNGDEKAGTPNGVENTSGLLEI, from the exons ATGGCCGCATCTATTCTGGAG GAAGATGCACGCTATGGCTCCAGTCCTCTGGCTATGTTAACTGCTACCTGTAACAAGTTTGGCAGCACAAGCCCCATCAGGGATTCGGCTACACCCGGTAAGATCAGCAGCGCTACTCCAGTCAAGAAGTCTTACATCATGACCTCTGACCTTCAGACAGCAAAGAACGGGCGGACCGCAGACGGCAGTGGCCTGGCGGACTCCTACACTGGCTCCTTCACcacagctggaggaggaggaggtggcggGCTGCTTACCCCCACTGGAAGCCCCCCTCCTTCAGCCGGAGGCTACACTACAGAATATAACCCCTTCTCCCACTCCTTCCAAACCTCCATCTCCCAGGATCCGTCTCTTTTAGTGTCCAAGGCCCACGCCACGGCCGACTGCCTCACCAGTGTCTATACCTCGCTGGATATGACACACCCCTATGGCTCCTGGTATAAAGCTGGTATCCACCCTGGCATTACTGCTGCTCCAGCTAATGCCACGTCCTCTTGGTGGGATGTCCACCCCAACTCCAACTGGCTGTCATCAACTCAGCCCCAGGCGGACGGAGGTCTCCAGGCCTCCCTGCAGCCTGTGGCACCCCAGGCCTCTCTAAGCCCACAGCTGCCCAGTTACAGCACCGACTTTACACCACTCAACCCAGCTCCTTACCCTTCTGTGGGACTGGGCTCCTCCTCACACCTTCTCCAGCCCTCTCAGCACATGCTGCCCCAGGACATGTACAAGCCCAAGCCTGTGCAAAGTGCAGGGCTGATTGAGAGTCCCATGGGCCTAAAGCCTGCTAGGGGATCAGGAGGCTACGGAGGGGGTGCACCCACCAGGTCCTCATGTGACTGCCCCAACTGCCAAGAGCTGGAGAGGCTGGGGGCCTCGGCTGCATCCCTGAGGAAGAAGCCGGTCCACAGCTGCCACATCCCAGGCTGTGGGAAAGTCTACGGCAAGGCCTCCCACCTCAAAGCCCACCTGCGCTGGCACACTGGCGAGCGGCCCTTTGTTTGCAACTGGCTCTTCTGTGGGAAGCGTTTCACCCGCTCGGACGAACTGGAGAGGCACGTGCGCACCCACACGCGGGAGAAGAAGTTCACCTGTCTACTGTGCAACAAGCGCTTCACGCGCAGCGACCACCTCTCCAAGCACCAGAAGACCCATGCGGATTCTGCAATACAGGGCAAAGCTGTAGCTGTGGAGGGAGAGACAGATCCACGGAGTGAGGAGACCACAGAGCTCAACACCAGCTCTGTACCCACCAATCCTGTCACTGACCAAATCACCAACGGAGATGAGAAGGCTGGCACACCTAATGGAGTTGAGAACACCAGTGGACTGTTGGAGATCTGA